Proteins encoded by one window of Lactobacillus sp. ESL0684:
- a CDS encoding alpha/beta hydrolase, with product MKIKKINLVKDNPEVTLTTYLLADSPEMLAGKARPAIIICPGGGYFNCSDREAEPVAMYFASQGYHAFVLRYSTYQTGELTMPDLSKPLPVKEASLYPRQIRELGLAMLLIKQNASDWHVDPDQVGVCGFSAGGNVAALYATCYNEAVLTDYFQVAAQQLRPAFAITGYALTDYHLLDRDLAKQTSDMGAAFMRASNVAYLGKEIPDYELEAAVSPVDHVDSQTPPFFIWTTATDQLVSAVHSLNLASALAEANIPYEIHVFGEGEHGLSLASQATSQVKSQIKPAVSEWTHLCAKWLTKRFPLNLAEK from the coding sequence ATGAAAATCAAAAAAATAAACTTAGTAAAAGATAATCCTGAGGTCACGCTAACAACATATTTGCTAGCTGATTCACCGGAAATGCTTGCTGGTAAAGCTCGTCCGGCAATTATTATTTGTCCTGGTGGTGGCTATTTTAATTGTTCGGATCGAGAAGCTGAACCAGTGGCAATGTATTTTGCAAGTCAAGGCTATCATGCTTTTGTTCTGCGTTATTCAACTTATCAAACGGGTGAACTAACGATGCCTGATTTGTCTAAGCCACTGCCAGTAAAAGAGGCATCACTATATCCTAGGCAAATTCGCGAATTAGGCCTAGCGATGTTATTAATTAAGCAAAATGCAAGTGATTGGCATGTTGATCCTGATCAAGTTGGTGTTTGCGGCTTTTCAGCTGGTGGGAATGTTGCTGCGTTATATGCTACTTGTTATAATGAAGCAGTTCTGACAGATTATTTTCAAGTCGCTGCACAACAACTGCGACCTGCTTTTGCAATTACTGGTTATGCATTAACTGATTACCATTTATTGGACCGCGATTTAGCAAAGCAAACATCTGATATGGGTGCAGCGTTTATGAGAGCTTCAAATGTGGCATATTTAGGTAAAGAAATTCCTGATTATGAATTAGAAGCTGCTGTTAGTCCTGTCGATCATGTTGATTCACAAACTCCGCCATTTTTCATTTGGACCACTGCAACTGATCAACTGGTTTCGGCAGTCCATTCGCTTAATTTAGCTAGTGCTTTAGCAGAAGCCAACATACCTTATGAAATTCATGTTTTTGGTGAGGGAGAGCATGGCTTGAGCTTAGCGTCGCAGGCAACTAGTCAGGTAAAAAGTCAAATCAAACCAGCAGTTAGTGAGTGGACTCATTTATGTGCCAAGTGGCTAACCAAGCGATTTCCTTTAAATTTAGCAGAAAAATAA
- a CDS encoding glycoside hydrolase family 2 TIM barrel-domain containing protein, which produces MKKENWNKNWRFWIEENSFQLIWTTPKNAREVTLPHDAMIEQQRNPHSKNGSNTGFYDGGSFVYTKSLYVASSQVSQNFQLEFDGVYKNARVFVNGQLAGGNDDGYSTFYVPLNDFLKYGDENEIRVQVKNDAVPNSRWYSGSGIYRDVYLLVGGCAYISPDRVSVKTVECNRDLATLQAEVELVNSIAKSDYNLRINLFDDQQKLLAKTQAPITLFANETRKVKQRIYLKHPQLWDAEHPHQYLVTFELFQNKTLVDSSKTKIGIRKLSLDPVNGLMVNGQAIKLRGAGIHHDSGLLGAMTTEKNVYRQIDLLKQAGFNAIRMAHQPAAPALLHACDELGMYVLDETFDMWNRSKSDYDYSLTFKSNWREVVSAMVRKDYNHPSVILYSIGNEIPEIATDQGLQLCNQICTLIGELDDTRFSLAAVNGLYTVGSDLTKIIAEVTKANEAKDVGQQNINQLMTYMDKYLDQIVTNSAISEQLTKVAAQTDLIGYNYMTARYLKDTKEHPERIIVGSETYPPEIARNWQLVEKLPQVIGDFTWTGWDYLGESGVGIPSYQPGDGGFGAQYPALTSDVGDIDITGFRRPLSYYREIVFGLRKQPYLAVQNPHHYGQQVDLTPWVMSDTVSSWSWNLPENAKTIVEVYSGGDEVELLLNGRSQGKKLAGSAVNYRTLFEVGYVPGTLTAITYEHGAVISQTELVSASKVAKIALTAETKYNCKDFHESHNLAYIDVDLCDKDNRIITDDDHAFTVQAIEDNVQIMVVGSGDPKPDISFNQEKSRTYHGHALIILELPDSKTAKLRVTLENGLITEKNIKLI; this is translated from the coding sequence ATGAAAAAAGAAAATTGGAATAAAAATTGGCGTTTTTGGATTGAAGAAAATTCTTTTCAATTAATTTGGACAACACCCAAAAATGCTCGTGAGGTGACTTTGCCGCATGACGCCATGATTGAACAGCAACGTAACCCACATAGCAAGAATGGTAGTAATACCGGTTTTTATGATGGAGGCAGTTTTGTTTATACCAAGTCTTTGTACGTTGCCAGTTCACAAGTAAGCCAAAATTTTCAGCTTGAATTTGACGGCGTCTATAAAAATGCGCGTGTCTTTGTTAATGGTCAATTAGCTGGAGGAAACGATGATGGCTATTCAACCTTTTATGTTCCATTAAATGACTTTCTTAAATATGGTGATGAGAATGAAATTCGGGTGCAGGTTAAGAATGATGCGGTTCCTAACAGTCGGTGGTATTCAGGTTCGGGGATTTATCGCGACGTCTACTTGCTAGTTGGTGGCTGCGCATATATTAGTCCTGATAGAGTATCAGTCAAGACAGTTGAGTGTAATCGTGATCTAGCCACCTTACAAGCCGAAGTAGAACTAGTTAATAGTATCGCTAAAAGTGACTACAATTTGCGAATTAATTTGTTTGATGACCAACAGAAATTACTTGCCAAAACGCAAGCGCCGATTACTCTATTTGCTAATGAAACCAGAAAGGTTAAGCAAAGAATCTACTTGAAGCACCCCCAGCTTTGGGATGCCGAACATCCTCACCAATATTTGGTAACGTTTGAATTATTCCAAAATAAAACCTTGGTTGACAGTAGTAAAACAAAGATTGGTATTAGAAAATTAAGTTTAGATCCAGTTAATGGCTTGATGGTTAACGGCCAAGCTATTAAATTGCGTGGTGCCGGCATTCATCATGATAGCGGCTTACTTGGAGCAATGACAACTGAAAAAAATGTTTACCGCCAAATTGATTTATTAAAACAGGCTGGTTTTAATGCTATTAGAATGGCTCATCAACCAGCTGCCCCGGCACTACTGCATGCATGTGATGAATTAGGAATGTACGTTTTGGACGAAACTTTTGATATGTGGAATAGGAGTAAGTCAGATTATGATTACAGCTTAACGTTTAAGAGTAATTGGCGTGAAGTTGTTAGCGCAATGGTTAGGAAAGACTATAATCATCCATCTGTAATTCTGTATTCGATTGGTAATGAAATCCCAGAAATTGCAACGGATCAAGGGTTGCAACTCTGCAATCAAATTTGCACTCTGATTGGTGAATTAGATGATACACGGTTTTCGCTAGCTGCAGTTAATGGACTTTATACTGTTGGTAGTGATTTAACCAAGATTATTGCTGAAGTAACTAAGGCAAATGAAGCTAAAGATGTCGGTCAGCAAAATATTAATCAATTGATGACCTATATGGACAAATATTTAGATCAAATTGTGACTAATTCGGCGATTTCTGAGCAGCTAACCAAGGTGGCAGCTCAGACTGATTTAATTGGCTATAACTATATGACTGCGCGATATCTAAAAGATACTAAAGAGCATCCGGAACGAATAATTGTTGGCTCAGAAACTTATCCGCCAGAAATTGCTCGCAATTGGCAGCTAGTTGAAAAGTTACCGCAAGTTATCGGTGATTTTACTTGGACTGGCTGGGATTACTTAGGAGAAAGTGGAGTAGGAATTCCTAGCTATCAACCAGGTGATGGCGGATTTGGTGCCCAGTATCCAGCGTTAACCAGCGATGTGGGAGATATTGATATTACCGGATTTAGAAGACCATTGTCGTATTATCGTGAGATTGTGTTTGGACTACGTAAACAGCCATATTTAGCAGTCCAAAATCCACATCATTATGGTCAGCAGGTTGATTTAACGCCGTGGGTGATGAGCGATACTGTTAGTAGTTGGTCATGGAACTTGCCTGAAAATGCCAAGACCATTGTTGAGGTATATAGTGGGGGCGATGAAGTTGAATTGCTGTTAAATGGTCGAAGCCAAGGGAAAAAGCTGGCTGGTTCAGCAGTTAATTATCGGACGCTATTTGAAGTTGGCTATGTGCCTGGAACCCTAACTGCCATAACTTACGAGCATGGAGCAGTTATTAGTCAAACTGAGTTAGTTTCTGCAAGTAAAGTTGCTAAAATAGCTTTAACAGCGGAAACAAAGTATAATTGCAAAGATTTTCATGAAAGTCATAACTTAGCTTATATTGATGTTGATTTGTGTGATAAAGACAATCGAATTATAACTGACGATGATCATGCCTTTACTGTCCAAGCAATTGAAGACAATGTGCAAATCATGGTTGTCGGCAGCGGTGATCCTAAACCTGATATATCTTTTAATCAGGAAAAGAGCCGCACTTATCATGGTCATGCCTTAATTATTCTTGAATTGCCAGATTCGAAGACAGCTAAATTACGGGTAACGTTAGAAAATGGCCTTATTACTGAAAAAAATATTAAGCTTATTTGA
- the gmk gene encoding guanylate kinase: protein MADKGLLLVLSGPSGVGKGTVKSAIVENKVFPFEYSVSMTTRKPRPGEVDGKDYYFVSNERFEKAIHQGELLEYNKYVDHYYGTPLKPVNKMLDQGKDVLLEIDVNGARKVREKMPDGVYIFLTPPDLHTLHLRLENRGTEPEDVINGRIKQARQEILVMQDYDYAVVNDTVANAVDHIKCIVEAEHVSVKRVIDTYRKMVRED from the coding sequence ATGGCAGATAAAGGTTTATTACTTGTCCTTTCAGGTCCTTCGGGAGTTGGTAAGGGAACTGTTAAAAGTGCAATTGTTGAAAATAAGGTTTTTCCATTTGAATATTCGGTTTCGATGACTACTCGTAAGCCGCGACCAGGTGAAGTTGATGGTAAAGACTATTATTTTGTAAGTAATGAGCGTTTTGAAAAGGCAATTCACCAAGGCGAGTTGCTGGAGTATAATAAGTATGTTGACCACTATTATGGAACACCTTTAAAGCCAGTTAATAAGATGCTGGATCAAGGTAAAGATGTTTTACTAGAGATTGATGTTAATGGGGCGCGCAAAGTACGTGAAAAAATGCCTGATGGGGTTTACATTTTTTTAACCCCACCGGATTTACATACTTTACATCTCCGTTTGGAAAATCGAGGCACTGAACCTGAAGATGTGATTAATGGCCGCATTAAGCAGGCACGGCAGGAAATCTTGGTCATGCAAGATTATGATTATGCAGTAGTTAATGACACAGTGGCTAATGCGGTTGATCATATTAAATGTATTGTTGAAGCAGAACACGTTAGTGTCAAGCGAGTAATTGATACTTACCGCAAAATGGTAAGGGAGGACTAA
- the rpoZ gene encoding DNA-directed RNA polymerase subunit omega: MRVTYPSIDKLLAQVDSRYSLSVLAAKRAHELEAGDPEALKHYKSQKPVGKALEEIEAGKVKVSSKNSDVDQ, encoded by the coding sequence ATGAGAGTTACGTATCCATCAATTGATAAATTATTAGCACAGGTTGATTCGCGCTATTCATTATCAGTTTTAGCTGCTAAACGAGCACACGAATTAGAGGCTGGTGATCCAGAAGCTTTAAAGCACTACAAGTCGCAGAAGCCAGTTGGCAAAGCACTGGAAGAAATTGAAGCTGGTAAAGTTAAAGTTTCTTCAAAAAATAGTGATGTTGATCAGTAA
- the priA gene encoding primosomal protein N': MIAQVIVDIAAKQTDRIFEYQVPAAIGEVEIGSRVVVPFGKRKLQGFVVGLSQTSNFQGKLKDLLLVVDEMPPLTPELVELSQTLAKQIFTYRITILKAMLPRVMRANYRKILIPISQAAKELPLFHDQVLDLSQVSDPQEIATIRQLLRTDDVKIEYLVENKAKVKTQNQYSLALSKAEYVELYEQLRKNAVKQQQLLMDIITNYGDYPKTQAQIAATAQVDTTTVTTAVKKGWLKRSAIEVYRDPLAAFTQEDSKKAQIELNADQTAALKQINPVIRQQQAQTFLLEGITGSGKTEVYLHAISETLDNGRNALMLVPEISLTPQMVAQVKARFGNQVAVLHSGLSDGESYDEWRRIRRGSVRVVVGARSAVFAPLTNIGLIVIDEEHEASYKQEDNPRYHARDVALWRSQYHHCPLLLGSATPSLASRARAQKGVYHLLKLNKRANQKQLPEVKVLDLRKAAFTDNQFDLSLELLEAIKTRIANKEQVILLLNRRGFANFMLCRECGYVMQCPNCDLSLTMHKDTNQMQCHYCGYQTAIPNQCPNCQSKKIRFMGTGTQKVQEELMSLLPQSRILRMDVDTTRRKGSFKKILDAFGNHEADILLGTQMIAKGLDFPDVTLVGVINADTGLWVPDYNAAERTFELLTQVAGRSGRAEKPGEVIVQTFNPDHYAIKLAQTQDYERFYAYEMRMRHAGNYPPYFYTILISIAAKKEQNAAREAFKIKRKLQNQLSQEVIILGPTPSAISRLKNQYYYQILVKYKRADNLNVLLHQIQDSAQEVKKYGLNIYIDNEPERIM, translated from the coding sequence ATGATTGCTCAAGTTATTGTAGACATTGCAGCCAAACAAACTGATCGTATTTTTGAATATCAAGTGCCTGCTGCAATTGGTGAAGTTGAAATTGGTTCACGGGTTGTTGTGCCATTTGGTAAGCGAAAGCTGCAAGGTTTCGTCGTTGGGTTAAGTCAGACGAGTAATTTTCAAGGAAAGCTGAAGGATTTATTACTAGTGGTTGATGAAATGCCTCCGCTAACACCTGAGCTAGTAGAATTGTCACAAACATTGGCTAAGCAAATCTTTACATATCGAATCACAATCCTTAAGGCCATGTTACCACGGGTTATGCGGGCTAATTACCGCAAAATTCTAATACCAATTTCGCAAGCAGCCAAAGAATTGCCGCTTTTTCATGACCAGGTACTGGACTTGTCGCAGGTCAGCGATCCTCAAGAAATTGCGACTATTCGCCAATTATTGCGTACGGATGATGTTAAAATTGAATATTTAGTTGAAAATAAGGCTAAGGTTAAAACTCAAAATCAGTATTCTTTAGCATTGTCTAAAGCAGAATATGTTGAGCTCTACGAACAATTGCGTAAAAATGCGGTGAAGCAGCAGCAGCTGTTAATGGATATTATTACTAATTATGGAGATTACCCCAAAACTCAAGCTCAAATTGCAGCTACTGCGCAAGTTGATACTACAACTGTAACGACTGCGGTTAAAAAAGGTTGGTTGAAGCGATCTGCAATTGAAGTTTATCGTGATCCTTTGGCTGCTTTTACCCAAGAAGATAGTAAAAAAGCTCAAATCGAATTAAATGCAGACCAGACGGCTGCACTTAAACAAATTAATCCAGTAATTAGGCAGCAACAAGCACAAACTTTTTTGTTAGAGGGGATCACGGGTAGCGGTAAGACCGAAGTTTATTTACATGCGATTAGTGAGACGCTAGATAATGGACGCAATGCATTAATGCTTGTACCGGAAATCTCTTTAACACCGCAAATGGTGGCACAGGTAAAGGCGCGGTTTGGCAATCAAGTAGCTGTTTTACATAGTGGCTTATCAGATGGTGAATCATACGATGAATGGCGTAGAATTCGCCGCGGCAGTGTACGGGTAGTGGTTGGTGCTCGTAGTGCGGTTTTTGCCCCGCTAACCAATATTGGACTGATTGTGATTGATGAAGAACATGAGGCTTCCTATAAGCAAGAGGACAATCCGCGTTACCATGCTCGGGATGTTGCACTTTGGCGCAGTCAATACCATCATTGTCCCTTGCTGTTAGGTAGTGCAACGCCTTCACTTGCCAGTCGTGCCCGTGCTCAAAAAGGGGTTTATCACTTGTTGAAATTGAACAAACGAGCTAATCAAAAGCAACTTCCAGAGGTTAAAGTGCTAGATTTGCGAAAAGCAGCCTTTACTGATAATCAATTTGATTTATCACTTGAATTGCTTGAGGCGATTAAGACTCGCATAGCTAATAAAGAACAGGTAATTTTGTTGCTCAATCGGCGAGGATTTGCTAATTTCATGCTGTGCCGAGAATGTGGCTATGTGATGCAGTGCCCGAACTGTGACCTTTCGCTAACAATGCATAAAGATACTAATCAAATGCAGTGTCATTATTGTGGCTATCAGACGGCCATTCCAAACCAATGTCCCAATTGTCAAAGTAAAAAAATTCGGTTTATGGGTACTGGGACTCAGAAGGTCCAAGAAGAACTAATGTCGCTGCTTCCTCAAAGTCGCATCTTACGCATGGATGTTGATACTACTAGACGTAAGGGTTCGTTTAAAAAAATTCTAGATGCTTTTGGCAATCACGAAGCAGATATTTTACTAGGAACGCAGATGATTGCTAAGGGATTAGACTTTCCTGATGTGACCTTGGTTGGTGTGATTAATGCTGATACGGGGCTGTGGGTACCAGATTATAATGCTGCAGAGCGGACATTTGAATTATTAACTCAGGTAGCTGGGCGATCTGGTCGTGCAGAAAAGCCAGGAGAAGTTATTGTGCAGACTTTTAATCCTGATCATTACGCAATAAAATTGGCACAAACTCAAGATTATGAACGCTTTTATGCTTATGAGATGCGTATGCGGCATGCAGGCAACTATCCACCGTATTTTTATACAATTTTAATTTCGATTGCTGCCAAAAAAGAGCAAAATGCTGCTCGGGAGGCTTTTAAAATCAAGCGCAAATTACAAAATCAGTTATCACAGGAAGTAATTATTTTAGGACCAACTCCGAGTGCAATTTCTCGTCTAAAAAATCAATATTATTACCAAATACTGGTAAAATATAAAAGAGCAGATAACCTAAATGTACTTTTGCATCAGATTCAAGATTCTGCGCAAGAAGTAAAAAAATATGGCTTAAACATCTATATTGACAATGAGCCAGAACGAATTATGTAA
- the fmt gene encoding methionyl-tRNA formyltransferase — protein sequence MTSVIFMGTPEFSVPILKGLVDNDYQVKAVVTQPDKKVGRKQKITKTPVKRLAEELKLPVYQPVKLSGSPEVAELIAMHADLIVTAAYGQFLPSKFLNSVKIAAVNVHGSLLPKYRGGAPVQYAIMNGDQKTGITIMEMVKQMDAGDIYSQAEIEIAEDDTTGSIFNKLSLIGRDLLLETLPQIIADPKKKQPQNSDEVIFSPNISKQQEQIKSEMTAAQANNLIRALNPNPGAYLMLAGKRVKVWRGAVSAEKTDLPQGSLVANDSRFALSFANQTVLDLLEVQPAGKKKMPIAAFLNGQGSKFKVGMQIIDD from the coding sequence ATGACATCAGTTATTTTTATGGGAACACCGGAATTTTCCGTACCAATTTTAAAAGGATTGGTTGATAATGATTACCAAGTTAAGGCAGTTGTTACTCAGCCAGATAAAAAGGTTGGTCGCAAGCAAAAAATCACTAAGACACCAGTTAAACGATTAGCTGAAGAATTAAAATTACCAGTTTATCAACCAGTAAAATTATCTGGTTCACCCGAGGTTGCAGAATTAATTGCAATGCATGCTGATTTAATTGTGACAGCAGCGTATGGCCAATTTTTGCCTAGCAAATTTTTAAATTCAGTTAAGATTGCAGCTGTTAATGTTCATGGTTCACTGCTGCCTAAGTATCGTGGTGGCGCACCAGTGCAATATGCAATCATGAATGGTGACCAAAAGACTGGCATCACAATTATGGAAATGGTCAAGCAGATGGATGCGGGTGATATTTATTCTCAAGCAGAAATTGAGATTGCTGAAGATGATACTACTGGTAGCATTTTTAACAAGCTTTCACTGATTGGGCGTGACTTGCTCCTTGAAACTTTACCGCAGATTATCGCTGACCCTAAAAAGAAGCAACCCCAGAATAGTGATGAAGTGATTTTTTCACCTAATATCAGTAAGCAGCAGGAACAGATTAAGTCGGAGATGACCGCTGCACAAGCTAATAACTTGATCCGTGCTCTTAATCCTAATCCCGGTGCATATCTCATGCTAGCGGGCAAACGGGTTAAAGTTTGGCGTGGGGCAGTTAGTGCAGAAAAAACTGATCTGCCTCAAGGAAGTTTAGTGGCTAATGATAGTCGCTTTGCTCTTAGTTTTGCCAATCAGACTGTGTTAGACTTACTAGAAGTGCAACCAGCAGGTAAGAAAAAAATGCCAATTGCTGCCTTTTTAAATGGTCAAGGTAGTAAGTTTAAAGTAGGGATGCAGATTATTGATGACTAA
- the rsmB gene encoding 16S rRNA (cytosine(967)-C(5))-methyltransferase RsmB, whose amino-acid sequence MTKTARAVALETLIRVFKTNSYSNISLNNSLHEAQLSQADRNLVTRLVYGTIQNKIYLEYQLHDLVKTKLREDYLWPLLLMSAYQIMLLDKVPNRATLNEANILAKQFGKSHSAGFKIVNGILRSLIRRGEVLPAKTDHIAYLSIKESVPEWLVKYFIKNWGIERTSSMLASINLPAKNTVRLSPNAGAATTIELQKLGFAPVESDLSASELILSHGGVSETSLFKDGKLTIQDEAASLAVSAFNFTGKEAVLDSCSAPGGKTVQIAQQLTTGNVTALDIHAKKLRLVQETAARMHVADKVTVKAIDARKAQEEFQYGQFDKILVDAPCSGLGLLRRKPEIRYTKKLADLTNLQKIQLDILDQVSSLLKIGGELVYSTCSIALEEDEQVVAAFLAQHSQFRLQPFNTGKIAAPTGELKILPDSYNSDGFFIAKFVMRG is encoded by the coding sequence ATGACTAAGACGGCGCGAGCAGTTGCTTTAGAGACTTTGATACGGGTTTTTAAAACAAATTCATATTCCAACATTAGCTTAAATAACAGCTTGCATGAAGCACAGCTATCACAAGCGGATCGTAATTTGGTAACCCGGCTAGTTTATGGGACGATTCAAAACAAAATTTATTTGGAATATCAATTGCATGATTTAGTTAAAACTAAACTTAGAGAAGATTATCTTTGGCCATTATTGCTGATGTCTGCTTACCAAATTATGTTACTTGATAAGGTTCCTAATCGAGCAACTTTAAACGAAGCTAATATCCTGGCTAAGCAGTTTGGAAAATCGCATTCGGCAGGTTTTAAAATTGTTAATGGCATTTTAAGATCTTTAATTCGTCGCGGAGAAGTGCTACCAGCTAAAACTGACCATATTGCTTATCTAAGTATCAAGGAAAGCGTACCGGAATGGCTGGTTAAATATTTCATTAAGAATTGGGGAATAGAGCGTACTAGTAGTATGCTTGCTAGTATTAATTTACCGGCTAAAAATACAGTGCGTCTATCGCCCAATGCTGGCGCAGCTACAACAATTGAGCTGCAAAAATTAGGTTTTGCACCAGTAGAATCTGATCTGAGTGCTTCTGAGCTAATTTTGAGTCATGGTGGAGTTAGTGAAACTAGCTTATTTAAAGACGGAAAATTGACAATTCAAGACGAAGCTGCTAGTTTGGCAGTAAGTGCTTTCAATTTTACTGGCAAAGAAGCAGTACTGGATAGTTGCAGTGCTCCAGGTGGTAAGACTGTCCAAATCGCGCAGCAATTAACAACTGGCAACGTAACGGCTCTTGATATTCATGCTAAAAAATTACGTTTGGTTCAAGAAACTGCTGCTAGAATGCATGTTGCAGATAAAGTAACTGTCAAGGCAATTGATGCTCGCAAAGCACAAGAAGAATTTCAATATGGACAATTTGATAAAATTTTAGTTGATGCGCCTTGTTCTGGCCTAGGACTACTGCGGCGTAAACCGGAAATCCGTTATACTAAAAAGTTAGCTGATTTGACAAATTTGCAAAAGATCCAGTTAGATATTCTTGACCAGGTTAGTTCCTTATTAAAAATAGGTGGCGAATTGGTCTACTCAACTTGTAGCATTGCGTTAGAAGAAGATGAGCAGGTAGTTGCAGCTTTTTTAGCGCAGCATTCCCAATTTAGACTACAGCCTTTTAATACAGGAAAAATTGCGGCACCTACGGGAGAATTAAAGATTCTGCCAGATAGTTATAATAGTGATGGTTTTTTCATCGCTAAGTTTGTAATGCGAGGTTAA
- a CDS encoding Stp1/IreP family PP2C-type Ser/Thr phosphatase: MIKTAFASSIGRIRKSNQDFVQVFKNKSGATLAIVCDGMGGHQGGDVASTMAVRHLGHSFTTTDFNDCAKSRKWLEVQLNYENETILKTADRFPDLNGMGTTIVLAAFFDDEVLIAHLGDSRAYSYVAGNFTQLVEDHSLVNELVKIGQITKQQAKDHPQKNIITQALGVSSTIDPEYRQLKLHDGDIILLCTDGLTNSLDDPQIQQILATKDLSLKERCYKLINEANRLGGGDNITVCLIASEGGDEA, from the coding sequence TTGATCAAAACAGCTTTCGCTTCAAGTATCGGACGGATACGAAAAAGCAATCAAGATTTTGTACAAGTTTTTAAAAATAAAAGTGGTGCTACCTTGGCTATCGTATGTGATGGCATGGGGGGACATCAAGGCGGAGATGTTGCTTCTACAATGGCTGTGCGCCATTTAGGACACAGTTTTACTACCACCGATTTTAATGATTGTGCCAAAAGTCGTAAATGGCTGGAAGTGCAACTAAACTATGAAAATGAAACTATTTTAAAAACTGCGGATCGTTTTCCCGATTTAAATGGCATGGGAACGACGATTGTTTTAGCGGCATTTTTTGATGACGAAGTACTTATTGCTCATCTGGGTGACTCGCGCGCTTATAGCTATGTAGCGGGGAATTTTACTCAATTAGTTGAAGACCATTCGTTAGTTAATGAATTAGTTAAGATTGGTCAAATTACCAAGCAACAGGCAAAAGATCATCCTCAAAAAAATATTATTACGCAGGCATTAGGAGTTTCTAGTACCATTGATCCAGAATATCGTCAACTCAAATTACATGATGGTGATATTATCTTGCTATGTACTGACGGTTTAACTAATTCGCTGGATGATCCCCAAATTCAACAAATTCTGGCAACTAAGGATTTGTCTTTAAAAGAACGTTGTTATAAGTTAATTAATGAAGCAAATCGTTTGGGTGGTGGTGATAACATTACTGTTTGCCTCATTGCCAGCGAAGGTGGTGATGAAGCGTGA